One Tunturibacter gelidoferens genomic region harbors:
- a CDS encoding single-stranded DNA-binding protein, whose translation MAKGVNKVFLLGNVGKDPEIRSTAGGMTVASFSLATADRQKDAQGNWADKTEWHNIVCFQRTAEVVRDYVKKGSQILIEGKIQTRSWDDKTSGEKKYKTEILCNELTLLGGKSGGEGASTGGYSKSNTASYDQRTPSSQPDYADVGITDDDIPF comes from the coding sequence ATGGCAAAAGGCGTCAATAAAGTCTTCCTCCTCGGCAACGTCGGCAAAGACCCCGAGATCCGTTCCACCGCCGGCGGCATGACCGTCGCAAGCTTCTCTCTCGCCACCGCAGACCGCCAGAAAGACGCCCAGGGTAACTGGGCCGACAAGACCGAATGGCATAACATCGTCTGCTTCCAGCGCACCGCAGAGGTTGTGCGCGACTACGTCAAAAAAGGCTCGCAGATCCTCATTGAAGGCAAGATCCAGACTCGCTCCTGGGATGACAAGACCAGCGGCGAAAAAAAGTACAAGACCGAGATCCTCTGCAATGAACTCACCTTACTCGGCGGCAAATCCGGTGGCGAAGGCGCCTCCACCGGCGGCTACTCCAAGTCCAATACCGCCAGCTACGACCAGCGCACCCCCTCCAGCCAGCCCGACTACGCCGACGTAGGCATCACCGACGACGACATCCCCTTCTAA
- a CDS encoding MFS transporter translates to MKKSISPIYITSLIAGAFFMENLDGTIIATALPQMARSFHVGAVNLNIGMTAYLLTLAVFIPISGWVADRFGSRSVFACAIGVFTLASLLCGAAGTLTQFTFMRVLQGIGGAMMVPVGRLIVLRTTPKEKLTQAIAYITWPGLTALVIGPPLGGFITTYASWHWIFFLNLPVGVLALVLTLLWIENVRTYERHPFDWTTFLLGGFASTGAVYAMEKLGGDGGSWQVPSATLALSALSGVAAIVLARRKPATALVDFESLKLKTYSLSVYGASAFRIAVAVLPFLLPLMFQIAFGLNAFRSGLYLLALFGGDLSMKVFVIQVLRRFGFRNILLVNGVITAASMALCATLNPSTPTLVILAILFFHGACRSMEFTCMTTLAYTEIPPNRMSRANGFLSAIMQLSMGMGVAVGAITLRLVAHAHGHSAAVPQLRDFHMAILFIAVLALGPVFDSLGLPHDAGVATSGHRQESLEVTPV, encoded by the coding sequence GGGCGCCTTTTTCATGGAGAACTTAGACGGCACGATCATCGCTACTGCGCTGCCCCAGATGGCACGCAGTTTCCATGTCGGCGCGGTCAATTTGAACATTGGCATGACCGCATATCTGCTTACGCTTGCGGTCTTCATCCCGATCAGTGGATGGGTTGCCGACCGTTTCGGTTCGCGTTCCGTCTTCGCGTGTGCGATAGGTGTCTTCACGCTGGCTTCGCTGTTGTGCGGTGCAGCTGGGACGCTTACGCAATTTACCTTTATGCGGGTTCTGCAGGGTATTGGCGGCGCGATGATGGTGCCGGTGGGTCGACTTATTGTTCTTCGGACTACACCCAAGGAGAAGCTGACTCAGGCGATCGCTTACATCACGTGGCCTGGTTTAACGGCGCTCGTTATTGGCCCTCCGCTGGGAGGCTTCATTACAACGTATGCGAGCTGGCACTGGATCTTCTTTCTTAATCTCCCTGTCGGAGTCCTGGCTCTGGTGCTCACGCTGCTTTGGATCGAAAATGTTCGAACCTATGAAAGACATCCTTTCGACTGGACGACGTTTCTGTTGGGAGGATTCGCCTCTACCGGTGCTGTGTACGCGATGGAGAAGCTGGGAGGAGACGGCGGCAGCTGGCAGGTGCCAAGTGCCACTCTTGCTCTGAGTGCGCTCAGCGGAGTTGCGGCGATCGTCTTAGCAAGACGCAAGCCGGCGACCGCGTTGGTGGACTTCGAATCGTTGAAGCTCAAGACGTATTCGCTCTCGGTCTATGGAGCAAGCGCATTTCGAATTGCGGTTGCGGTGCTCCCATTTCTTCTGCCACTGATGTTTCAGATTGCCTTTGGACTGAACGCGTTTAGGTCAGGACTTTATCTGCTTGCGCTCTTCGGGGGCGACCTGAGCATGAAGGTATTTGTGATCCAGGTGCTGCGCCGGTTCGGCTTCCGCAACATTCTGCTGGTCAATGGAGTGATTACGGCGGCATCGATGGCACTCTGTGCGACGTTGAACCCTTCTACGCCAACTCTCGTGATTCTCGCGATTTTGTTCTTTCACGGAGCTTGTCGATCGATGGAGTTCACCTGCATGACTACGCTCGCCTACACGGAGATCCCTCCTAACAGGATGAGCCGCGCGAATGGATTCCTGAGCGCGATTATGCAGCTGAGCATGGGGATGGGCGTGGCCGTGGGTGCGATTACGCTGCGTCTGGTTGCGCACGCGCACGGTCACTCTGCCGCGGTGCCGCAACTACGCGACTTCCACATGGCAATACTCTTTATCGCTGTTCTGGCGCTTGGGCCGGTCTTCGATAGCCTTGGACTACCACACGATGCGGGAGTCGCCACGAGCGGTCATCGCCAGGAGAGTCTCGAGGTAACTCCGGTTTAG